A region of the Fusobacterium simiae genome:
ATAATAGAAGGTCCTCAAATTTTATATCGTCCTAATGGAAATTTAGAAAGTGAGCAAGTAATTGAAAATAATTCTCTTGTAAGTGAAAAATATTATGATAAAAATGGAAAAATAACAAAAGAATATCATTTTAATAAGTTAAGAAATGGAATTTTAAAGAAATACTATAAAGATACTGAAAAAATGAGTTCTACTTCAACTGTAATGGTGAGAAGAGATAAAGTAGATAATGTTGAAAAAATGTCTTTTATATTTGATGGAGAAACAAAAGTATTTAGAGAAGATGGAACTTTAATGGCTATACTTCAATATAAAGATGGTTCATTAGAAGGTTTAACACAAAAATTTTATTATCCAAATGGAAAAATTCAATATTACGTTGTTGCAGGTGATGATATAAAAGATTTTAAAGTTAAAGATAGAATTATTACATATTATGACAATGGAAAAGTTAAACAGGACTGTAATCAACAAAGTGACGGAAGTTGGTTATGTAAAAATTATGATGAAAATGGTAAATTCATAGATGAAGAAATAAGAGGAGCAGAGCCTATATCTAATGGAGATGCTAAATTCTGGGAAAATATTTTAAATGAAAATTTAAGTATATTATCTAAATAACTCTAATTAAAAAGGTAAAAAGGTGAAATCTTATGAAAGTTAAAAATATAGCAACATTATTTGCTTTACTTGCTGCTTCTGTATATTCAATAAATATTCCCTTATCTAAAATATTATTAAAATATGTTGGAACAACAATGATGGCAGGATTGCTATATTTGGGTGCTGGAATAGGATTAATATTA
Encoded here:
- a CDS encoding toxin-antitoxin system YwqK family antitoxin; translated protein: MKKYLLGAFLVVTMNLFGAKLSEIKGLENLKNFNEIKDTQVEKIVNYDETINKDKKIYSIKNSNLFSGVVVKKENNDIVELSFFKDGVNEGVSYSYYLNGDLKSISTYRKGIIEGPQILYRPNGNLESEQVIENNSLVSEKYYDKNGKITKEYHFNKLRNGILKKYYKDTEKMSSTSTVMVRRDKVDNVEKMSFIFDGETKVFREDGTLMAILQYKDGSLEGLTQKFYYPNGKIQYYVVAGDDIKDFKVKDRIITYYDNGKVKQDCNQQSDGSWLCKNYDENGKFIDEEIRGAEPISNGDAKFWENILNENLSILSK